From the genome of Dehalococcoidales bacterium:
AGGCTGATATTGGGCGTGATGACCGATAGGACGTGGTCTCCGGCGAAGAGTAGCTTCCGTTCCCGTTCGTAGAAACAGATGTGGCCGGGGGAGTGCCCCGGAGTCCAGACCACCTGGAGGTGGAAATCACCCACCGGGATACTATCACCGTCGGAGAGTGTCACATCGGGGAGGACGGTAGCTCCGGCCCGGCGCATGGCGGCAAACATCCGGGACGCGGGCAACTCGTTTTCAGGGACGCCATTGCTGCGGAACCATTGCTCCATCCGGTTGAGATAGTCATCAAAACTGGAGTACTGTGGGTTGAGGAAATCCCTGTCTATCTCGTGCAGGGCAATCGTAGCACCGGAAAGCTCCCTGATACGTCCGGCCAGTCCGTAATGGTCGTGGTGGGCATGGGTCACCAGTATTTGAGAGATATCCCGGAACGTGACACCGATTTCAGCGAGCTGGTCATGTAGTGACTGGAGGGCGATATCGTCGTTCCACCCGGCATCGATAAGGGCGTGGCCGTCATCACCTCGAATGAGGTATACGTTGGTGTTCTCCAGGGGGTTATTCGGGATTGGCACCTTTAGCTGGTAAACGCCGGGTACAATCTCGGTCATACTGCTGCTATTCCTTTCCGTAGTGGAACGCCTTCACACCGGCGAAGCGCGCTTTCGGTCCCAACTCCTCTTCTATTCGGAGCAGGCGGTTGTATTTGGCGGTCCTTTCCGAGCGGCAGGGAGCGCCGGCCTTGATGAGACCGGTATTCAGACCGACGACAAGGTCGGCGATGGTGGTATCTTCGGTCTCACCGGAGCGGTGGCTGACTATTGCCCGCCAGCCGGCCTCGTGGGCCATGCGGACGGCAGCAATGGTCTCGGTGAGGGTGCCAATCTGGTTGAGCTTGATGAGGATAGC
Proteins encoded in this window:
- a CDS encoding MBL fold metallo-hydrolase — encoded protein: MTEIVPGVYQLKVPIPNNPLENTNVYLIRGDDGHALIDAGWNDDIALQSLHDQLAEIGVTFRDISQILVTHAHHDHYGLAGRIRELSGATIALHEIDRDFLNPQYSSFDDYLNRMEQWFRSNGVPENELPASRMFAAMRRAGATVLPDVTLSDGDSIPVGDFHLQVVWTPGHSPGHICFYERERKLLFAGDHVLSVITPNISLQPLARNNPLADFIGSLGKVRPMDVTLALPAHEQLIENLPKRIDEIIEHHEVRNQEILAALKDEPMTAFDIAGHITWMPEFGGVHFNDLASPDRRMAVSETLAHLEAMRVNDRVVRTNRKEIIYYRHA